The following nucleotide sequence is from Gasterosteus aculeatus chromosome 5, fGasAcu3.hap1.1, whole genome shotgun sequence.
agacacaagccACTACATGGAGATGACAAGCAGCTACGAAGAGACACTTAGTGACTACGAAATGTCAAAAATACCAAGAGATACACAATGACACTACAAAGCTGTAAACTCGAGGTGGATTTAAAACAGCATCTTACAGATTTGTTAATAACAATTGTAACATAAATGATCATTCATTGCATGTCAATTTACAGTTGGTGCATAATTTAACCTAAGTTTTTAGAATTTCACCGTTCATGCTATTTTCATTCAGGGTTGGAGGTTTCATTAATACATTGATAATAAGTTGACATgcagtaataataatactgtaaaatactatataaaatacaaataaattacaataaCTGTATCGTAAACATCACATTACTGACGTCCTCGCTGCCAGTAGGATACTGTTATTTTACGGTGAAATTGTTTACAGTGTACACAAAACCACTgcaaagagaaacacagagacacacaattaccaaaaagaaacacaagacaATACAGAGAGACCCAAAAAAGCAGCAATacagcaacaaaagaaaaatttaGTTGCCTGTGCCTGTCAAAGTTACCCATACAACCAttacatgacatgacatgacattacaaacacaattcatacgAGAGTTTTCTGTGTTACATCTATGTTCAAAAGGACTAAAAAGAATGATGTTGTCTTTGTGTTATTAAGTGCTGAGAGATCTGGGAACACAGAACTGTTGCACTTCAATCTAAACTGTGAACTAAATATGATCATATGACCCTCGTCGATCGTACCGTTCGCCAGTCAGACCGTCAGCGGCGCCATCCGCCACGCTGGCCTgcgttcggtcgaagtgggctgcGTCTGGGCATGCATTACAATCCAAGGGCCAGTAGGTCCCTTAATGTCTGCCCACTTTCAGTTTCACTTCATTAATTATAACAATGTTACAACAGCATGTCAAAGGGTGTGACAGCCAAAGAATGAATGCACATTGAAGAGCAAACGCTACTCTGTTCATTGTAATGGGGTTCTTATTTGGAAATGACGCCCATTGACCTTCTGTGCATCCCTTTTAAATTCATAGTGTAGGCATTCTGCAATTGTTTTGAACCGAGTCCATCAATTATGGAACATTCATTTGAAAAGGGCGTTAcgttatcttcttttttttatttaatttatttctatGTTGCATTGATTGGATTCATCTCATTTCTATGTGTGTTTCATGCAGGTTCAACTTCTTTGTCTCTGATGAAAAATCACTAAGAAATCTCAAATGAGAAGTCTGTAGGAAGGAAGGATGTGAAGTTAGATAAGGAGGGAGAGTTCAACGTACTGCCCCCCTCCAAAAACGATGGCCGTTCCCTGGGGTATCTGGGTAATGTAGTCTCATTGAAATACAAGATAACCTATGCATTGTTCTCACGCTATTAGTATCAGCCCGAGCCCACACAAAGGCACACGCAGTTATAGAGAATACCATCTGATCAAGACACAATTCGCAGTTCACGTCTACGTGAATATATATTCGTTTACATGTTGGGTTTAAACTCCATATCCCACCTTGCTTTGCGTGTCCCGCGCATGCTCCGTGAGCGCTGACGAAGAGGCGAGACGGTGGGAAATGACTGGAGCTGGTCTCTTATGTCGGCGTGAATTTAACGTTAGATATTTgcgttttgttttgtcaaagtagtttttttttgtcttttgtcaatGCTGGCCGTCGGGCTGCGTAGGACGTGTGGTGAAACGGAAGGACTTGCGGTGCCGGAGAAACACCGCTTACCGTTAACCGTTAACCGTTAGTTCCTTCCCTCCGCCAGAATGCCGCGGGACCACAAAACTCCTCTTATTCAGAAAATAGCCCAACAAGCTCACCTCACCTTTAAAGGCCTAACGTCGTCAGCCAACGGGGACAACGCGCTGGCGGAGGACCAGCAGGGTGAGCTGGTCTCCCTGGTGACGGCGGTCAGGGCCGTTGACCTGAAAATCGCTCCCCGGAAAACCCAACCGAGCTCCGGGGCAGCGGGGCTCCAGAGCCCCCCGGTCACCTACATGCACATCTGCGAGACGGAGGCGTTCAGCATGGGGGTGTTCCTGCTGAAGACCGGCGCCTCCATACCGCTACACGACCACCCGGGCATGAACGGCATGCTGAAGGTCTACTCCGCCTCACGTCCGCCGTGTCACGGCCTCTTAGGAGCCCTGACGCGACCCTCCGTGCTCCGGCTAACCCGAACCTACTTTgtacaagctaacgttagctgctaacCGGTCACCACGTAACGTTACATTACGGTTTTTACTGAGTTAATGAGGTTCACAACCCCTTTGGTCTTCACTAAGTTAATATGTCCTTTTACCTTGTAAAAGGGACTTTGAATGGTACATTTCGACTGTATTTATTTGACCCAAGTGCCTTGCTGGGCccctgtgtacacacacagatccGCCCTTACAACAgtgatgctgccccccccccccccccgattgtGGTCATTTGATCCATTGTAGATTTGCGGGGGaatttaattcattaataaatGACGGTCTGGAACTGATATTTAGTTTTGTGGCAATTGGGGGTCCGAACCCACCATCAAATGCTTATCTCGCGTCCTCCTGTGGCGGGACGGATGTCCTCAACTTCATTGATCGGTTCCAATACTAATCCAATGAAACAGATTGAATAGTAACCAACCCCGGACACCatgatttaaatacatttttagagcAGTTTGATTCAAAAAGAGTGTCTGTCACTCCCTGTTGATCATATCACCACGGGGATCATATCTACTGTGTTCGTCCTTTGACTGTGTCCTGTCTCCTGTTCAGGTTCTCTACGGGAAGTTGAGCCTCCGCTGTTTTGACAGGCTTGAGGATAACCTTACAGCCGGCGACGTCCTACCTCACTTCGAGCCCCCGCTGGCTCCGTTCCAGACTCCCTCCCTGCGGCGCGCCATGCTTCGCTCGGTCGCCGAGTACTCCGAGGACAGCGGGCCGTGTCTCCTCACCCCTCTCCGGGAAAACCTCCACCAGATTGACACGGTGGAGGGGCCAGCCGCTTTCCTGGACATCCTGGCACCACCGTACAATCCAGACGATGGGCGGGACTGTCACTACTACAAAGCGCTCCAGACTGTGGCAGAGGGGGGATTGGatggagagagcgaggaggtgaagcagggaGAGGAGACGTGGCTCCTCGAGATCCCGCAACCAGAAGACTTCTGGTGTGGCGGGGAACCCTACCCGGGCCCCGCGGTCTCCTTCTGAATGCAACCTCTGACCTGAGGAACTATTCTGCAGCACGTGAGGGTGATGACACCGATGATACATCCATCTGCAGGAAAAGAGTTAGTTTGCCCCGCAGGAAAGTGGAACATGTCATTGTTACCTGGAACTCAAAGGGATTGGGGTCCTTGCTCGTGAGTGCAGCAGCAGGGCCTTGGCTTGGAGAAACAAAGGATTCAACTCTGAAACAGAACGCAGACTTCAGAGCGGCCTTCTGCACGTCATCGATATTCCTGTGAGAGACGACACAAGGAATGTGCACTcctaatcattttttatttcaccgtTCTGTTGCCTTGTACACACATGAAGGTTATGTGTGTATGCAGGGAGGTCATAAGCACCTCGTATCTTCCGTTTACACGTTATTcttccactctgctgtggaggaCCTCCACGTCGCAGCGTGTCTCCAGACCCACGCGTGCAGCTTCAGCCTGCCTTATTTTGTAATATGTAACATTTAGTTATTATCAGTTTTTCTAATGCACACCCTTTATTTCTTCTTCCTGTGCACGCGCTACactatatttttgttttatgtatttaagtTATTCCAATTTCCTGCTACTCAGTAAAGGGAAAATAAGCTGTTCAATAGTCAGCTGCTATTATGAATTAGTAATTCATTAATATTGCTGCAGTTGGCCGGAAACCAAATGTCCAAAAGTTGGTTATGGCGCTTTACAGGTTTAAACCAGCAAATGTggtgatttgtgtttttgtcttgtttattAAAGCACAGCTAGCGGTGCTGtcagcaaacactttattcCATAATCCCTGTAGCATCGCAGTTCCATGTGGTAAACAGGCACCGCGTGTGGTTTCACCTGCCCTCCAGGAGGAAATGGGAAGCGACGAGTCCTTTGTGAGGTCACTTTACATTTATATGGACGGACAAGGTTTCTGCAGAACACTGACAATATTATGTTATGTCATTTTACCTAATGCAACTTAGTCCAGTGGTCCTAGTCCAGAGATCCTAGTCCAGTGATCCTAGTCCAGTGGTCCTAGTCCAGAGATCCTAGTCCAGTGATCAGTGATCTCGGCAATAAGGAGAAAACCAAATAtcccttttatttttctaaatactTCCATAGATTTCTATAGACTCTATGCCACTTTAGCTCACGTCTTTGTGTCAGTCTGCACATGGCTCTATTCTGTAACTCCCATGTGGAATAAATGTGGATCAATAAAGTAGACGGGAATAATCAGTGACCGTGGAGTCTGCATGCTGTCATTTGTTGATGTTCAGAAGAACTACGTCCACCGCTGCTCGTTTTGCCTCGTgattgacatttaaaataagtttGTAAAGATAACCCTTAAAGCTATGTCTGTTACATTTATTCTGTAATGCAGTACAAATATGTACAGGTTTCCTGTccaataagaaaagaaaaagcctaATCGTttcttaaacaaaaaaacatgaagcaTGAATCAGGGATTGAAGATCATGGCCAGAATGCACCAAATGTTTTGGCGAGCATGCGGCCTTATCACTTCGTGTCTCTGGTACCGCACTACCCACACACAagacaaagaaggaaaagagattCCATCAGCAGCATGTTGAAGTTACTGCGAGGAACGTTTTATCTCAATTTAATACCAGCGCATTGAGAAGACTCGACGGTTCCACGTGCTTATCTTTAATGATGTTGATTGGTGCCACTGGGCCGAGACCTCAGAAACGGGACGCCGTCGAATGAGAAGCTTTAGCAATAATTAGgaatcaatacaaaataaacaagttTATTTGCAATAACGTTAAGGTGCGTTTGGCATGAAAGAAATGACACGAGGCACAAAGTCAAAGCTAATGTTTCAATCAttgcacagggggggggggcatgttccATTGCTAGTCATTGGGttagaaaatgagaaaatgcttcatgcatctgtgtgtatacatatgaaCAATGACACACTCTGATTACAGTATATTATatacttatttttttctgaactaTTCGATCTCTTTGTCATATTGTATTCAGTGAAACAGGTTCACATAAACTACGAGATGTGCTACCTAGCGTCTAACACCTCCTGCACCCACAGCCCAACATCATGTGAGAAGGCCCAGCGTTTGTCCCACAAGACGTTTTTGTCTGGGAGAAAACATACAAATCATCTATGGTTATTTTTCCTCCAGATGGCAGTAACAACGGAACTGATGTTTTGAGAAGAtgactctctcctgcaggtctccctgctgccGCCATTCGacgtctgcagctcatccagaatgcagcagctcgactggtctttaaccttcctaaagtctcccacactactccactcctccgctctcttcactagccaccagtggctgcccgcatccagttctaaacactggtgctcacatagcatgctgtgaatggatccagtccagtctacatccaggacatggtcaaaccctacatcccaactcgcactctccgctctggatctgataaactgctcgttcctcccaaaacactcgactagatcacgactcttcaatccttatggttgaaatgcacttgttgcaagtcgcttcggataaaagcgtcagctaaatgacttgtaatgtaataacCTTTATTAAAACCACAGTTGCATGTTGAGTACCAGGGTCAACGTAGCACATTCTGCACTGGAGGTTACTGCTATGAATGGAGATTCTTTCTGTGATATTTAGGGCATGAAAAGTAAAAGTGAGACCAAAATAGTCAAATCCCAAACTccgagcaagagagagagagagagagaggagagtggTCTAACGCCCAGCGGGACCCTCAAACAAAGGCTGGTTCAAAAAGCTTCGAAGAAAagaagagcagaaaggtcagcgtcCGGCCAAGTCTTCTCCCACACTTCTACACAATAGAGGGACTTGTGGCAGCACTTACACATCGTTGTTAATCTGCTGTAAAAGCATCCTTCTTTTTACATTAGATTTCTACATGTCAGATTGATTCACCCAATTATAAATTGTATTATAAAATTATAAAAAGTAATGCCTATATTCTGTCTGCATGTTCACACATATGTGCTTTAGACACGCAGTGTCTCAGCTTATATTAAATGCAAAAATTCTGCTTTACGAGTGTGCTCTGCACTCGTCTAATAGCAGATCATTCTTCTATTCAATATTTATGTTTCTTCTGTGTCCTCTATAATTTAGATTGTATGTTTCATATTTGGTTCCTGTATTCAATGTGTAGGTCCTAAATAATGTCATAGTATTTGTCTCTGTTCGTTAtgcatcattttgtatttttctccaatcaatgttatttattaaatcTATATTTTGCAGTTCTTACATATTTTTGacataactttatttatttaccaccATCTAATATTGTGTACTATTTTTCAAATGTTCTAATATCTTTCCTTTTATATCCATGATCTTCTTGATTTTGCTTTTACTAAAATGATCTTATTCCTCTAAACCCTGTTTATGTTTGGTATCAATACACAAGTTCCTTGAATTCTAGAACCCACCCAAAAGACACAGGTCATAGCGCTAAGAAACTCTTATATCTGCTTTCAACAATGGGAATCCACCCACATGTTTGTTTACTGCCTCTAAAGGCTCCACACGCAGGGAAACAGTGGGATCCGTGCATCTTTATTCACCTTCTACACTTCTGCTCACTTGTTCTTGTGCTCAAGAGTGTCAGCAGAACCAAGGCGTCACAGATTAAGTTTCATGAGCTACTTAAAAGCGGCATCTTCCCCCAAATGACTCAAGAAGATACGTGTCCTTTCAATCTGTGTGTCCAGTGCAGGGACCCGTCCATTAGAAAACCACCCCTCCATCAGCTCCAGTTACTTCATTCATATTCTTCATATTCATTCTTAATTTCAACAGACATGTTGACTTGCATGAAGACaacatgtgttttttgtattaCAAGTTGAAATTGGTTGtttgaatatgcaaatgagccatTATCTTATGGTAACTTTTAGTATATTTAAGAGAAATCTACAGGCCCAAATAGACAAAATAGTCAAATATATCTTTGCAGTACTCTGACCGTGGCGTCTCAGGCATCAGACACCAAAACCGGAGCCACACGTTGTGACGGCCAAAAGGAGCACGATCACAACCAGAACGAGAATCACCTAAAAATATGTTGATTATAAATacaaagcaaaataaatatttttcatgcATCAAAGTCTTGGACTGTGCATCTCATCCAGTTATCTAATAGAATTCATATATTTCTTggtctcatctttttttttcatatttgcaGCATTATTATAATTGTTCTATTTAAAAATCAATATAGTTAATACTCAATATTTTCTGCCACGCCAAAACGTTTATAGCTTTAATATTAATTGATGGTGTGGTAAAAACATGACTCAAGGAGCCACATCCTGGTGTTATGGAGACATTAGTGTAGGCGTCAGAAACAGGTGACCACAGCTTCTCACTCTAGAGGGGGTGAGTCACAACAAATGATACAGACACCACCGTTCATAAAAAGAAACCTTGATGAAAagactaaatatatttttggatttGAATTCAAGCGGATACATGTTTGGAATGAACTGTTTGTTCCTGTTGAATTTCAGGAGAGAAATCTATAGTATTTTCCACCACAATTTATATATCACAGTGAGTCATTCCCTCCGTATTCTATTCTGGGAATTTTATTGGTTTCaggtatttaaattaaattattttaaaatgtgattctAGTATTTTACACCCAATATATCATCAAAAATAGATATTTTATCCACCACAAGTGTATTCCTTGTACGCCCCCGGCCCCCGGTTACATTTCTGGGGAATAGTCAGTGAAAGAATCTACTACTCTGCTCTTTACGTGATGTGCAACGTAAACGGACGTAAGGCGAGTTGTCACTCGTTATTTGCGTCAGTGCATTGACTCTGTTTGTAAACTACTCTGTGTGAACACAGGATTAAGAACCATGTGTGCGCTCGGAATATGTGCTGCTCTAAAGCAGATCTCATTATTTGTCTTACAGATCCACGATCTGGAGCTGAGGCCGAGGCATCCCACTCAAGGTTTCCTTCATTATTGTGTTTGCAGAGgtttattttatgattttaaaCAATGGAATATCATTTGCTTCTCTGCCATCTAACTGCATGGATTTCTAGTTTCCATAAAGGTGACACTTTTTCAGGTACATCATTATTCAAATTTAGAATGTTACAATCACGTTTTACTTTGAATGACCTCACTATTTAACGTGGTATGTATTAATCGTACAAAAATCAAgttgtaaaatgttgttttgtgggAGTTTATGAAGAATTTCTGGAGTCACAGCTGGATTTGTGGAATTTAGGATCGGAGTGAATGATTTTAACTcctaagtttgtttttttcatttcagacatCCAGCATCTGGAGCATTACCGCGACCAGAGACGCTGTCATTCAGGCTCTACCTCGTGGAGACGATGGATCAACTCATAAAAGACTGAGGCAAGTTTAAAGAAAGTGATGTCCCTCTCTCATCCCTTCTACCCGTCAGGACTTGGAATGGTCAAATCACAACACACAATCATAACGGTATTTCTACTAGTAAGTTGAGGCAACTGTCGTTTTACAGTTCCATTGATAATAATTCAcataaatttaaatattttttgtccTCTGGGTATGTgtgcacatttttgtttaatttgattACACCTGCTGTCTGAATTCAGAGCCATTGCCGAAGCAGACAAGAGTCCTTTTAACATAGTTGCATTGGATTAGAGCTCCATGAGTTTATGGAGATCAGTTGACATATGACCAGCCTGTTAGTGAATGTAGAGTAAGATATTTGTGAACggaaaatgaatattaatttaatttggTGGATGTTCAGGACGTAATCTTTTGGATGTACAGTGCGTAATACTCAATCTTCTTGCTATTTCATGCTGGTGAAGACGCTGTTTCACGGGACCATGCAATACAAAAGATGACAATCTACAGGAACAAGACGAACACGTCGGAGAGTCCAGACGTCGGTATCGTGTTGGACGGACTAAAGGTTCTGACTGCACTGAGGGACTTTCCAAGGGCTTGCTGTCGGCCGGTTGGGTTTGCGCATGCAGTCCATCTTGCACATTCAAAGAAACGTAAACACATTTAAGGACTGTTCAAAAGCTGTTCCCTGTGACCAATTTGTTACAGGTTGTTACTGTTAGAACTCCCAACTGTGGTTACTGTTTGTTCAATGCTTGGTAATCACATTTTTAAGATTTACATGGAGAAGTTTAGGTTTGGCTCTTTCCTGGAGTCCAGTTTTAGTGTTGCTATCTGGTGTCAATGCTGCTTTATGGTTCAAATGTATATAAACCATGCTCATTTAATGCAGCCCTTCCTGTACATATTgcacaaataaatgtgaaacTGCTGTACTTGTGTATGATGATATGTTTGTTAAGTCAAGTTTACTGTTacacaaaaaatgtattgtgtgAATTAGACATAGAAAAATTGTGGCAACAAAGTGACACGTAATTTTATTGAATGGATTTAAACAATTAATGTAAGTCCAGAAGGACAATGGCAATGTGTTGAATTAACTAACAATGTGCTAAAATGTGAGTTGGTATAACTTATTTTATTCAGTAAATTAAATTCTATTTTACCAAGATTAGTATATAACACTTAATTTTACTCAAATattcagtaaatataaatacatttcaccCAAATAATCAGTAAATGTAACATCATTTCTCTCAAATATTCAGTAAATATAAGTCAATTTCACCCAAATAATCAGTAAATGTAACATCATTTCTCTCAAATATTCAGTAAATATAAGTCAATTTCACCCAAATATCCTCATTATAAATTACTTATAAATAAACACTCAAATTACTTATTCAAAAACAACTTTTCAAGTGTTATTCAGGAGTAATAATCAATCCGACACCAGCTGTGTTTATCAtccatatatatttaataagtCTCACAAGACACACcacaacaaacaacatatttACACTGCATCATTGTTTTACACGTGAACCAGAACTACTTGACACTTGAAGTTACACAAGACGAAATGCGTACAAAAATAGAATGTCTCCCAACTTTACATATTAAAGGACAAATATACATTGCATTAGAAGCGTCCTTGAACCGTGTGCAGTGTACAAAAAACGGCACACAGCAAGGCACTAAAGAGGACACATATTCATCAACGAGCATGTTAGAATGAACACTTTGTCAATTCAATAACTTAGAACAGTTTTCGTGCTTCAAAGCGTTATTGCAGTTATTTCACATTTAAACGCGCAGAATGTTGCCCGCCAAAGTGTAATATTTAAACACCCCATTTTATATTACAAACGCCCTTGTATATTCTTAGGAATTAATGGCTatgtttacttttattttcagtaGACTGTACAGGCAAAGTGCATTCGTGTCAGTCTCTCTTTCGGTTCTAGATCAGGAACGGGTGGGTGTGCGTAATTGCGCACGACTACACAGAAGTTCTTTCTGCTCAATTCCCTCCTGGTGTTTATTCTGCTATCTCAAAACAGTTTCCGAATAATTATTTAAtagatatttttcttttaaaaggttAGTGTGCGTCACGCTGTCTTGGTGACAACAACGTTTTCCAGGGGAAACTATGAACAAATCCCGCTGGTCGCGCTGATGGCGGCCGACAGGCGTTCAACCCCGGAGctgctggacga
It contains:
- the adoa gene encoding 2-aminoethanethiol (cysteamine) dioxygenase a; translation: MPRDHKTPLIQKIAQQAHLTFKGLTSSANGDNALAEDQQGELVSLVTAVRAVDLKIAPRKTQPSSGAAGLQSPPVTYMHICETEAFSMGVFLLKTGASIPLHDHPGMNGMLKVLYGKLSLRCFDRLEDNLTAGDVLPHFEPPLAPFQTPSLRRAMLRSVAEYSEDSGPCLLTPLRENLHQIDTVEGPAAFLDILAPPYNPDDGRDCHYYKALQTVAEGGLDGESEEVKQGEETWLLEIPQPEDFWCGGEPYPGPAVSF